The Micromonas commoda chromosome 6, complete sequence genome includes the window AGCACGCTTAGTCTCGGTATAACAACACCACGCGGAAGCGGTGGAGAGATCGTCGTCTCGTCGTCTCGTCACGGGAGCCGTCCGATTTGGAGCTCCGAGCAGGCGCCTCGGAAAACAAAACGCAATCCGTCGTCACACGCCGTCACTTCAGCCTCTCCAACACGTAGCTCGTCtttctcgccgacgagcgcgtgacccgccgcccggagtcgtcgtcgctgatcgcggcgggcgtcgcgtcgatcctcttcagcgccgccgcctgcgagATGGACtttcgcctcgtcgtcgtcgccgagggcgtcgactcGGAGTTTGAGACGCCTGTCGATTTCGACCCCTTTTGCttcttcctcgccgtcgtcgtcgtcgtcgccgccgccgccttgggaggtttctccgccgccgccgccgcgaccgacgcccgcctcgacttgcgctccgccgccgtcgacgccctcggggtCCCATCCGGGAAGATCATCGAcccggacgtcgtcgcgccgggcgtcgcggactgTTGTTCCGACAGCCGCCGgctgctcctcctcctcgcggcggttggcggcggggggggcgcggcttggggggcgacgggcacGGGGGTGGTAcccgcgatgacgccgccgccttcctcgtcctcgtccacgaccatcgcgtccgccgctTTCTTCGCCGGTGACTTTGCCGGTGATTTCGCCGGTGACTTGGCCGGTGATTTCGCCGGTGACTTGGCCGGCGACTTGGCCGGTGACTTGGCCGGTGACTTGGCCGGTGACTTGGCCGGCGAGACGGGCCTCCGCGGAGAGActgggcgcgcgggtcgcgaggtcgcgggcgtcatcgccggctgcctcgcgggcgtgggCCCGAACCCGAGCCCCTGcccgaacgcgggcgcggtccagtgcctcggcgccggggacagccccgagggcgccgccgagcgggccgccgccgctctccgtTCCGCGGCTTGTTTCTTCTTCGCGCCAAACGGGCtaaacaccgccgcgggctcggggaccctcgacgcgacgggctccCTGGCGCGGGACCCGGCGACCAACGGCCGGACCCTGAACCCCTCGTCTGACCCGTCCGACCCGTCTGacccgtcccccgcgtcgtccccgtcgtcagcgtcgacgtccatcgcctcgtcctccccgtccccgtcgccgcgaagatccagcgccgtccacgcgtcgccaccgccgcccgtcgccgccctgccCGGCCGGCCCGTCTCATCGGCCGCGCGAGCCAAGGGCCCGggggacgcgtcgatggcgccgtcTTCGGACACGCCGGCGTCCAGCCCGGAGTCCAGCCCGGCCTCGCCCAGGGTGttagcggcggcggcggatgccgcgagcggcgcggcgaagaagggtACGTGGCCGCCTGCGCTCTTCGGCTCGCCTTCGGCTAGCGCTCCCCCCATCGCGCGGAgcaccccgcccgcggacggcgacttCTCCGAGGGCAggatcgcgcccgccggggtTTTCGCAAAGtccatcggcgtcgcgggctgCACCACGAGgcccctcgcgagcgcgcgcttacccccgccagcctcgtctctcgcctccgcggcgccgaccagGTGGAGCCTCTGCATGGACTCCGGCATCgatcgcaccgccgcctcgagcgccgccaacgcgtccgcggggagagccctcgcgccccccgccagcgcagccgcgcgcgccgccgcctccgtcgtcctGCCCCGGGTGAGATAGTAGACCAcgccgaggtgctcggcggcgcccgcggcggtcccgGCGTTGGAATCCAGCCACGACATGAGCGCCGGCTCGAGCTCCCCGTCAAAGGGCAGGTCGAGGACcgactcgagcgcgccgcgcgccgccgcgtgcgacgccagCCTGGCGACGAGCTTATCCGCCACGGCGCGCCtggacgcgtgcggcgcggcggcgacggcgtccctgGCGCAGACGAACGCCTCGGTGGCGAGGCCGCACTCCAGccgaacggcgacgccgagctccgctTCCACCGTCGCGTCAGTCACGtagccgtccgcgccgcctgtcgacgcgtcacccgtacccccgacgccgaccgtTCCATTCGAATGCGTCAGGTTCCTGCCCTtgaaccccgcggcgacgtcgctccgccgcgccctggcgacggcgagcgcatccgccggctttcccctcgccgcgagcgtcgcgacgaaccGGAGTGGCAAACCGGGGTGCGAAGCGCCCGGGAGCAGGGCGCACGCCAGCTCGAgcgacgagccgcgcgagtggtcgtcgagcagcgccgcgcaccgcgtcTCGACGAAGAGCCGCGGGTGCAGGCGGACGTGcgacgcgaacctcgcgggggcgccgtcggggggcaagccggcgtcgaggaggtagTAGAGGAAGAGGCTCTGcttggcgacgagggcggcgggcgcggcgctcccgtGCCTGAACACCctctccgcagcctccgtcgcggactTGAACGggtacggcggcgcgtgcacgcccacgcccgcgagtagatcgtcgaggaagagcccgccgccgtcggcgtcgggcggtaggtccgccgccgccgccgccgccgccgccgcggctcgccgaACGGTAACCTCCGACGCCCACTGCGCGGGGCCCCCGTACCTGtcctgcgacgccgcggcgccggcgacgagtccctcgcgcagcgcccaggagagcgccgcggcgtgctgcatccgccgcgcggcgtcgtcgtgcgccaCCTGCAGCCTCCGTTGGAACCCGGGGCTTCCATCCGCCGACAGctgcgccagctgtgtcgacgtcgccgcatccgccgcctcggcgctgtcgccgcccgcggcggggtccgcgccgagcgcgacgaggacgtcgcggagcgcctcgaagacggcgccggcgcggtcgacctcgtccgcggcgccctgggtgcgcaacgccgccgcctggtcCAACGCCTGCTCCGCGGATCGAAGCGAAGACGCGGCCCACTCGGCAACCATCTCGCCGTCCTGGAGgtacgcctcgacgccgtcgggggaggAGAAGTCGTCGTGGCCGcacacctcgtcgacgtagTGGCACACCAGCTGGGGCATGCCGttggcgaccgccgcgtcgaagagCTGGTGGAGCTTGGCGACGTCcgaggcgccgtcgccggccgccgacgccgcgtgcgccgtcgcggaggcggagctgACGGAGGCGCCGGTGAGGACGCCGGCCTGCGCGCACCGCGAGTGGATCACCCGGAGCTTCTGAACCTTGGAGAGGTCCGCGGGGTCGCACATcgccagctccgcgagcgcctgctccCGAGGGGGGAGCGCGTTCCTGAACGCCATCTCGAGGGGCGCTTCTCAGGCGAGTGAGATCCCTAATAACTTTCGGAttcccgcctccgcctctgtGCCGGATCCGGGCGCCGGATCGAgagcccgcgcgcctccctttgcgacgcggacgagccggTCAGACGATCGGGGCGGTACGCTCGTCCGGGTCCGCTCCTCGCAGAGTGCGCCCAAGTGGTGTTCTTCCGTTTGTTTGAAAATCATCGGCAGCTCCGTCGCTTACACGCGCTGCGAGCGCCCACCTTCGTCCTGTCGCCTCTCCGGGACTGGATATCGGATGGTGAGGCGCGCGACacacgaccgcggcgcccgtaTCCGACCACGGCGACcaaccgcggcgatgtcgagcGCATCTCAGCATCTCGCTCCAGCGTTCGCGCGGCTCTCCGGGGCCGCATCGAGGCGCAGCGCCCCTCCGGTGACCCGATGTCACGCGGTTTGccacgcggacgacgacgtgtcgGCACCCGAGGGCCGATCGTTGTCGTCCGGGAGGCGGGCGctgttcctcgccgccggcgtcggcgcgtccatccccatccccgcgcgacccgcgcgcgcatccgaGGCGTCCaacctcgcgtccctcgcgtcgcaggagcccgacgccgagatcgCGCTCGAGGTCTGGGACGAGGTCGTCCGGCTCGCGAGGCGATCGGGAGAGCTCGCCACGCCCACGGGTGGGAACTGGATGTactcgagggcgacgtgccTGGGCGGGCTTTCGCGGTggaccgacgccgagcgcgcgtacGCCGAGGCCACCGacatcctcgagctcgcgctcgaatCCTCGGGGCCGGGGAGCcgggaccgcgccggcgcgttgaccctcgcgctggcgcacgACGGCAGGAgtctcgcgctcggcgccctcgccgactggcccgccgcggtggacgcgagcagacgcgcgctcgccgcggggggcgccgcgggcgtcgcggagaacggcggcatcgacgtccccaccaccgcgctcctcgcgggtttGCGGGGTGGACCCCCGACGGTGGCGCAGCGGCTCGACttcaacgcggcgatggctcggtggggcgccggcgacgtggggttcgcggcgaacgcgttggCTCGGCTCGATAAGGGCCCGTCGCCGGTCGCCGGTCGCGGGGGCCAGTTCTGggaggccagggcggcgctcgcggcggcgctgtacGCCAACGGGTCcctcccggcggcggaggcggagtgGTCACAGCTGTGCGAACCCGTCGGGCCCaacccgccggcgacgccgtctgATCCGTTTCGGAAAGTCGTCAACAAGGCTGCGCAGGGCGCGTTTGACGCGGGGGGGATCCTGATGGACAAGAGGTGCGAGGATTTCAGCACCGGGACGCCGCTgccgtgcgacgacgcggggatACCGGGTTCGGGCGGGAGCGCCAGCCCGTGTCTCATCttcaccgacgcggagacggagcgAAGGCTGtggccggcgagcgcgaggcggtcgcTGCTCGAGTTCATCAGGGACGGGCCGGAGGCGTTGCGCAGGTAGTACAGTACGTCTTCTCGTGTAACCCTTAGTGCgcgtgccgtcgtcgcgtgaTTGCTGTCGCTCGAGGTCGCGGTGCCCTCGTTCTCAACTCGACGCGTCGTGCCTTCTCCGCTCGCAACCGCGCCGGCTTTACGCGGCGTCAGGGACGGCGACCGCCTTCTCGTCCAGCTGTTCAGTTGTCGTACCTTCGCCTCGCTTCGTAAATATTCAGTCTGCTCTGACTCCGGTGGCCAGAAGCGCAGAGCGACCCCCGCCGGGCTTGTCGGTTGCACCGCACGCGTGATGGTGGTCATCGAGGATGATAGCGTGAGGATGGACGCCGTGTGCCAGCCCCTGCaggtgcgccaccgccccggGCCCTCGCGTCGATTCCGATCGGTCAACCAAGCGACGCCCGGGTGCCCATGTCTCCGCCGAGGCCCCGATCCTGACCTCACGCTCCCCCTCACCGCCGTCTCCCCCTTCCGCAGTACCACCCCGGGGCGACCGTCACTAAGGTCGTGGGCACGAGCAACTTCCCtccgtccttcgccgcggtgggctACGCTCCATGCTTCAAGGGCTTCGGGTGAGCCTGAGAGATCCCGATCCCCCGAAATCAAATCCCAGATCCACGGCCGAACGAACCACTGACCCGAGCCGCTCCAACCCGATCCCCGAACCAACTCACAGTCCCGTGCCCGGTGGTAAGGCTGAGAATAaccccgacgtcgccttcGTAAAGCGTGCGGAGGTCCagcccgacgcgggcgccatccACGGCGCGTTCCAGCACGTCGCCATCTTTAAGAacatcctcgtcgccgccgacggatgCAAATCGGCCAAGCTCAGGGTGTTCGACGTGCGGGATTGGTCCGAGAAGCAGGTCATACGCGTTGGCGCCGTCAGCGAGGCCACTACGGGCGActcctcgggcgccggcggccccgcgcccgcggcggtcacctcCCTGGTATTCGATGGTACCACAATCGCGTGCGGCACCGCGGAGGGTCACGCGCACACGTGGCGACTGGCCGAGCACGAGGGCAAACGCGGGTACGTTCGCCTGCTGCACCCGCTGCGCGTGGACTCGCAGCCGGTGACGCGGCtatcgctcgcgtcggaggcCAACCTGCTGACGGCGTACTCGCCCACGAAGCGAACGCTGGTGGTTTGGTCTCTGGAAACCGGCAAGCTTCATGCGGCGTATTCGGTGGACGGGGTGGCGAAAGGTACGCCCCTGCGTTTCACCGCGCACGTGGAGTCGGTCATCGCTTGCGTCCACGCGttcggggacggggacgacccGGACGGCGGAAAgggcgtgctcgccgcgcttctGGACGTCAAgaccggcgagggcggcgccgtcaagggcgcgagggaggtcaccgagggcgagggggaGCCCCGGTGCCTAAccttcgacggcgagttGCTCTGCGTCGGAACCTCGGGAGGCGCGGTCATCGCGTGGAACGTGGGCGAGGCGTACGCCCCGTGGAAGGGGtaccacggcggcgaggttggatgcgtcgcgaacgtgccgggcgacgcggcgaggatcgtcTCGGGGGGAGCCGACGGTAGAATAATTCTGTGGGACGGCGAGGGTAAAGCGCAGGCTCGGATGGAGGTTGGATCTCCGGTGACGGCGATtcacgcgccgtcgccgaggctggcgctcgcgggaaccgaggacggcgcggtccACGTGGTGGCGCTgtgcgacggcgagacggacgcggacgaggctctcaccgccgagcttcgcggcgggaAGAGAAGGTCcaacgagctcgcgcggtaCAGCTTCAAGTtcgacgcgaagggcgccTCCCCGGGGTGTGAGTCTTTCGAGGCGTTCACGCGCACGTTCCGgatcgaggagggcgcgtacacggccccgcccgccgagaaggaggatACGAAGAAATCGAGGGCTGACGAGGCCAGGGACAAAAAGGTCGCGGAGGCCATGATGAAGGGGGTTGGCGAGACAGAGGAGGAGCGGAAGAAgcgggaggacgaggaggaagccgccaagcaccgcgcgatggacggcgccggcgtcgcccgcgacccTAACATCAAGTCCAGCACCGAGGGTTTACGGCGGTGCTCCAACCCGCGGTGCGTAGAGCGCGAGGATACAATCGCGGGCAAGATGCTGAGGTGTTCGCGGTGCAAGGCGGCGTGTTACTGCTCCTCGCACTGTCAGCGGACGCACTGGCGGGACGGTCACAGGGAGTCCTGCAAGCCCCCGGGCGCAGCCGCGCCCGAACTGActgaggaggcggcgaaagacgcgccggcaccgccctcgccggcgccgcagCGAAGGCAGCTCGTCATCGAGGACGACTCCGAGGATGAATcctccgaggaggaggaggaggaggagaaggaggaggagaaggaggaggagaaggaggagaagaaggaggaggaggaggaggaggaggacaaggaggaggagaaggaggaggaggaggaggacaaggTGGAGGAGAATGAGCCCACCGCGCGTGACGAGAAGGAGGCAGAGCCGGAGCTGGAGAAGGATGAATCGCCCTTCGACGAGACCGAAGAGCCGCTCGTCGTTCGCCCGGGCCTACCGCCTTTGGACGAGATCTTCGCCGACCTGGACCTCGACCCGGACGAGTTGGCGCAGCTCAACAACATGAACGACATGAACGACATGGACGAGTCGCTCGATGACTTCGATGACTTCGATGACTTCGACGTCATtcgggcgggcgacgagcggaCTCGAGCGATGGATGATGAGTTGTTTGAggacctggacgacgacgacatcgacgaggaggacatgGAGGAGTTCCAGAAGGCGATGGATATGCCCGCGTTACCCCCGTGGATGACCACTCACAGGCCGGGCGCCCAGCAGAGCGTGACTGCGCCGTCGGACACGggtggcgtcgaggagccctCGGCTTCCGCTTCGAAGCCGGGGTCCAATCCATCGCCTGcggtggagaaggaggaggctccCGAGGTGGCGGAAGACTCGGATGATGACCCGCTGTACGACCTCGACTGATTCATCGAATTTCATCGAAGCGAAAACTTATCATATCGGCACCCGCCCGGCACACATTCCCAAGCGGGGCCCGACTGGAAACACCGGGGCAAGGCGACGGATGCTTCGAACCCTTCGCGGCGCTTGTAGATCGATGTCAGCCCTCACGTCCGCCCATGGCGGCGTCTACTGGCGCTCGGCCGCCCTCAGGCGCGCCGAGACCTCCCCCGCCACCTTTGCCCTCTCGTGCTCAAACCCTGCTCGAGGACACGTCGTCTCCTCCCACCATGCAGCGGCgaacgaggacggcgagacctcctccgcggccccAGGGAGCGCGCACGGGGGTTTCAGGGTGAAGCGCACCAAGGTCGTGgacgcaccgcggcgcacagcGGACCCGAGCGACCTAGCCACGGGCTTCGTCAGCGGCACCCGCAACGAGTTTCACGGCAGAAAGCGTGTGAAAAAGTACGTCCGACACGTGAAGGATGCGCCAGGCGCGCTCTCGCGCTTCCCGTACCTACACGACAGCTTCTGCTTCGACGGCAAGGAGTGCACGACGGAGGGTCTCACGCGCGCCTTCGAACCCCAGGTCTCCGaggagcgcatcgcgcgcctcgacgccgtcgtccagcaGAGATCTTTCGACCTCATGCCGATCCTCGAGGGGGTCTACGACATCGGCAACGTGCTGGCCGTGTGCAGGTCaaccgaggcgctcggcatCGGATCCCTCGGCGTCATCTCCGACGCGGGGCTCGCGTTCAAGCAATCCGGGCGgacctcgggcggcgcggtcaaGTGGACCAACTTGGAGCAGTGGCGGTCCACCGAGGAAGCCATTCGAGAGGTGAAAGCCCGAGGATACCGCGTTTTAACCACGGTGTTTGAAGGCGGACACCCGCTGGAGCACTACGATTGGACGGTACCCACGGCGGTGATCTTGGGCAACGAGCGCGATGGTGTGAGCGACGAGGCCAAGCGCCtggcggacggcggcgtgtaCATATCCATGAACGGGTTCACCGAGAGTCTGAACGTGTCGGTGGCGAGCTCGATGATCATGCACCACGCCGTGCAGGACCGGACGAGGCGACTGGGCTCGCACGGGAACCTCAGCGAACGGGAGAAGGAGACCCTGCGGGCGGTGTACCTGGCGAGGCTCGTGCCGCGGTATCAGAAGCACGGGTACCTTAGACAgcttctcgagcgcgcggagcgggaCAGCGAAACCGCGGctctcgaggaggaggaggaggacgacgaggaggagaggtgCGAGGAGACTGACGACGAAGTGTTCCTGCTGAACGCTCTGGAGGTCGCCAAGATTGTAAAGCGGCCGAGGAAGAAAAAGTTCGGAAGGCCGGTGAAGGACGACCACGCGAGGATCATGACCGAGGTCGAGACGGTCAGGGCGGATGCATGAATTGAAACTAGCCTTGAATTGAaactaccttcgtaccttcgaaggtaaaaCAGAAAAGCACGTCACCGTCTACTCCGTCGCGTGGTTCTGCCGCCCCTGGCTGGTTcctccggcggcgcctccttcttctcctcctcaaCCGTGACCTCCTCCTTGGGAGGTTTCGTGTCTGCCACCGGTgtggcggcagcctccgcctcgggtGGTGGTTTTTCGTCCGTCTCCATCGGCTCCGCttccggctccggctcctccttggcctcctccttggcctcctccttggcctcctccttggcgctGATGGGAAGGCCCAAGGTCAGAGCCTCCGCAACTgcgtcgatgtcctcctcCGATCGCTCGACaatcgcctccgcgtccgcttTCTCGTCTCCCTGTTCCTCGGAGGATGATTCTCGCTGTTTCTTGACGGGCAGCGGCCTGAAGGGCTTGTACTTGCTCCCGTTGGACTTGCAGCACGGCGGGCACGTGAAGTGAATGTCGGGATCCTCGGGTTCCTCCTccgtgggcggcgccatcCCGCAGCAGTCGTAGTGGAACCAACCCTCGCACTTATCGCACGAGATCATCGGTCGCAACGCGTCGTAAGGCGTCTTGCAAAGGCAGTACACCTCGCAGCGCTCGCCCAgttcctcgagctcgtccttgAGGTTGATCGGCAGCGCGCGACCTTCGTCCATCAGCTTGACAACCTCCTCAACCGGGACGTTCTTGCTCCCGTccaccgcatccgccgcgcgatccaGCCATGCCTGGCCCTTAGCCTCCGTCTCCTGCACCCGGTCGCCGAGCGGGTCGGGGCCCGGCACCTCGGCCGTTTTCCCCGGGATGATCACCccagccgcgacgcccgtctcgcggagctcggtgagaaccgcgagcgtcgggaaCTTTGaaacgtcgtcggcgtcggcggcgtcggcggcggagccaACCTTCTCGGCGAGTgccgcgttggcgcgctcgcgccacgcggcgccgcacaCCTCGCGGAGCAGGCTCGGAAGCTCGGGTTCCAGCGGGTTCGGGTCGATctccatcgcgagcgcccccTTGAGACCCGCGAAGATCTGCCGAAGCGGGTTACCCGGCCCGGTGACGGCGGCCagcctctccgcggcggcttgaGCGATTTTCGCGAGCTCCATGGCCACagtctcgagctccttctcctcctcgctggGCTGCTCCGGGGGTTTCTTGCGGCGGGGCTTGGGCGCTTGGGGCGGGTCCGGTGCGGGCGGGGTCGGGGACTTGGACTTGGGAACGTCCTCGTTCGTGGCGAGGAGAGCggcctcctcagccttcacctcgggttcctcctccttcttcggcTCCTCTTCAGCCTCGACCTTCGCATCTTCGGGCGCAGCCTCCGCAATCTCGGCATCCGCCTCGGgtttctcctcctcgatggcggTGTCCGCCTTGGTGGCGGTGTCtgcctcctccttgggcgcagcctcggcgggcggctcgtcCCCGGCTTGGgagtcgtcctcctcgtcctgctccacggcagccgccgccgccgccgcggctacCCTCTGCTGCTCCATGAGTCCGCTgcccagcgcgtcgagctgcATGTCGTGCTGCTTGCTCAGGGTCAGGAAGTGCTGCTGCATCATCATGACCTGGATCATGACCTGGTACtgctgcgtcgccgcctcctgcgagcccggcgccgctcgcggcgccgcggcaaTTTGCTGCTGGATGGACTGCTGGCACGTGGCGAGTTGGTGGACAAAGGTTCCAATCTCCTGTAGCTGCGCCACGAGCATGGCCTCGAAGGGAGCCGCggactccgccgccttggcgacggtggcctcgtccgcgttACCCCCagcgagccccgcggcggcggcggcggtcaccgcgcccttGAGCTGCATCAGCTGCTGCTGCTTGATGGCCGCGGCTTGGCCGACTTGCTgcccgagcgcctcgagctgctgGTCCGGCGGCAGGTGCGCCATgcgctgcgccgcctccatcgcggcgttgtgcgtcccgccgcccccggcgccgagcagcgcggccgccatcgcggtcgcgccggccAGCACCTGCGCGTGTTGcacagccgcggcgcgttcggcgacggcgcgggtcctCGCCTCTCTCGCGCCCCGCAGTTCCATGTACGCATCCGCGGCTTTGTTGGCCTTGTCGGCtgtctcccgcgcctccttctcgaggGGAGCGAGCGTGGACctgcgctcgagcgcgtccgccaccgccgcgcgccacgccgcgtGTTCGGCGAACACTTCAGCGAGAAGATCCTCCTCTGGAAGCTTACCGGCAAAGTCCATAGCCTCCAAGAGCATCTCCCCCAGGTTGACCAGCGCGGGTCGGCGAGTGCGGTGGATGTGCTTGTACACCTCCTTGGGGTTGTTGAGCTTGagcacgtccccggcggcagCCTGGCACGCGAGGCAGGTGTACTTctgcgcgttcctcgcgaaCGTGGCGGTGACCCCCGCGCACCGCAGGTGGTACCAGTCACCGCACACGTCGCACCCGAGCatctcgcggccgccgggtTGCCGGCAGAGACAAAACTGGCCCTCCTCGCTCTCCGGGGGCTCGCCGGTGCCCTCAAGatccgcggtcgccgccctgATGGACTGCACGACGAGCTTCAGCGCGGTGATTgagtcgtccaccgcgatggcgtggacgccggcgcTGCTGCGGGGACGTATCAGGAGCTTACGCAGCCGCTCGGACCacgccgtcatcgccgccgccgccgcggcgagctcgacgccctcctcggatTTGAGCGGAAGGCCCTCGCCCGTCGACTGCatctcgaggacgtcggccATGGCGGGCCTGTCGTCGACCttgtccttcgccgcggcgagtcgctggttgacggcggcggcgaccctagtggcggcggcggccatccgCGCCACCTCCCtggcctcggccgcggcttcctcgtccttgaccgcgccggcggcagcgggCGACTCTTTACGAGTAACGTGCTTGCTCCCTTTCTTCCCCTTCTTCTTGCTCTTCCTCAGccgctcagcctccgccgcagcctccgcagccttcgccgcggccgtcgcggactcTTCGTCGGCCGCAGCCTGGTCGGCGGCttgcgtcgcggcggcggcggctgcttcctcggcgagttGCTCCGCGGAGGGCTTCGGCTTTGGCGGCCCCAAAAgtttcctcgccgcctccacccaCCGCCGGTGCTCGTCCAGGATGGTCTCCAGCTCCGTGACGCG containing:
- a CDS encoding predicted protein codes for the protein MNSSSDRLALAGHSLRSVSASVKMRHGLALPPEPGIPASSHGSGVPVLKSSHLLSIRIPPASNAPCAALLTTFRNGSDGVAGGLGPTGSHSCDHSASAAGRDPLAYSAAASAALASQNWPPRPATGDGPLSSRANAFAANPTSPAPHRAIAALKSSRCATVGGPPRKPARSAVVGTSMPPFSATPAAPPAASARLLASTAAGQSARAPSARLLPSCASARVNAPARSRLPGPEDSSASSRMSVASAYARSASVHRESPPRHVALEYIQFPPVGVASSPDRLASRTTSSQTSSAISASGSCDARDARLDASDARAGRAGMGMDAPTPAARNSARLPDDNDRPSEAPLEMAFRNALPPREQALAELAMCDPADLSKVQKLRVIHSRCAQAGVLTGASVSSASATAHAASAAGDGASDVAKLHQLFDAAVANGMPQLVCHYVDEVCGHDDFSSPDGVEAYLQDGEMVAEWAASSLRSAEQALDQAAALRTQGAADEVDRAGAVFEALRDVLVALGADPAAGGDSAEAADAATSTQLAQLSADGSPGFQRRLQVAHDDAARRMQHAAALSWALREGLVAGAAASQDRYGGPAQWASEVTVRRAAAAAAAAAADLPPDADGGGLFLDDLLAGVGVHAPPYPFKSATEAAERVFRHGSAAPAALVAKQSLFLYYLLDAGLPPDGAPARFASHVRLHPRLFVETRCAALLDDHSRGSSLELACALLPGASHPGLPLRFVATLAARGKPADALAVARARRSDVAAGFKGRNLTHSNGTVGVGGTGDASTGGADGYVTDATVEAELGVAVRLECGLATEAFVCARDAVAAAPHASRRAVADKLVARLASHAAARGALESVLDLPFDGELEPALMSWLDSNAGTAAGAAEHLGVVYYLTRGRTTEAAARAAALAGGARALPADALAALEAAVRSMPESMQRLHLVGAAEARDEAGGGKRALARGLVVQPATPMDFAKTPAGAILPSEKSPSAGGVLRAMGGALAEGEPKSAGGHVPFFAAPLAASAAAANTLGEAGLDSGLDAGVSEDGAIDASPGPLARAADETGRPGRAATGGGGDAWTALDLRGDGDGEDEAMDVDADDGDDAGDGSDGSDGSDEGFRGARRVEGPRARGGV
- a CDS encoding predicted protein, which gives rise to MVVIEDDSVRMDAVCQPLQYHPGATVTKVVGTSNFPPSFAAVGYAPCFKGFGPVPGGKAENNPDVAFVKRAEVQPDAGAIHGAFQHVAIFKNILVAADGCKSAKLRVFDVRDWSEKQVIRVGAVSEATTGDSSGAGGPAPAAVTSLVFDGTTIACGTAEGHAHTWRLAEHEGKRGYVRLLHPLRVDSQPVTRLSLASEANLLTAYSPTKRTLVVWSLETGKLHAAYSVDGVAKGTPLRFTAHVESVIACVHAFGDGDDPDGGKGVLAALLDVKTGEGGAVKGAREVTEGEGEPRCLTFDGELLCVGTSGGAVIAWNVGEAYAPWKGYHGGEVGCVANVPGDAARIVSGGADGRIILWDGEGKAQARMEVGSPVTAIHAPSPRLALAGTEDGAVHVVALCDGETDADEALTAELRGGKRRSNELARYSFKFDAKGASPGCESFEAFTRTFRIEEGAYTAPPAEKEDTKKSRADEARDKKVAEAMMKGVGETEEERKKREDEEEAAKHRAMDGAGVARDPNIKSSTEGLRRCSNPRCVEREDTIAGKMLRCSRCKAACYCSSHCQRTHWRDGHRESCKPPGAAAPELTEEAAKDAPAPPSPAPQRRQLVIEDDSEDESSEEEEEEEKEEEKEEEKEEKKEEEEEEEDKEEEKEEEEEDKVEENEPTARDEKEAEPELEKDESPFDETEEPLVVRPGLPPLDEIFADLDLDPDELAQLNNMNDMNDMDESLDDFDDFDDFDVIRAGDERTRAMDDELFEDLDDDDIDEEDMEEFQKAMDMPALPPWMTTHRPGAQQSVTAPSDTGGVEEPSASASKPGSNPSPAVEKEEAPEVAEDSDDDPLYDLD
- a CDS encoding predicted protein; the encoded protein is FPYLHDSFCFDGKECTTEGLTRAFEPQVSEERIARLDAVVQQRSFDLMPILEGVYDIGNVLAVCRSTEALGIGSLGVISDAGLAFKQSGRTSGGAVKWTNLEQWRSTEEAIREVKARGYRVLTTVFEGGHPLEHYDWTVPTAVILGNERDGVSDEAKRLADGGVYISMNGFTESLNVSVASSMIMHHAVQDRTRRLGSHGNLSEREKETLRAVYLARLVPRYQKHGYLRQLLER